The Armatimonadota bacterium genome contains a region encoding:
- a CDS encoding DUF1844 domain-containing protein: MTDAETPRDTATPGDTPEPQDTQPPAGDSPRAPAPESPAAEPLRTPAASQAAEAPQESAARPAEVDATALVLTCISLLGQKAWAALGLVPDPASGKIERHLEDARLAIDAAAALVEVVRGRVGETDRRELETLLTNLRLNYVEQRSREAGQR; this comes from the coding sequence ATGACGGACGCGGAAACCCCGCGGGACACCGCGACGCCAGGGGACACGCCAGAGCCGCAGGACACCCAGCCGCCGGCAGGAGACTCTCCGAGGGCGCCGGCGCCGGAGTCGCCGGCAGCGGAGCCGCTGCGGACGCCCGCAGCGTCGCAGGCCGCCGAAGCGCCGCAGGAGTCCGCCGCGCGGCCGGCCGAGGTCGACGCCACCGCCCTCGTCCTCACCTGCATCTCGCTGCTGGGGCAGAAGGCCTGGGCGGCGCTGGGCCTGGTCCCGGACCCGGCGTCGGGGAAGATCGAGCGCCATTTGGAGGACGCCCGGCTGGCCATCGACGCCGCGGCGGCGCTGGTGGAAGTCGTCCGGGGCCGGGTGGGCGAGACGGACCGGCGGGAGCTGGAGACGCTCCTCACCAACCTCCGCCTGAACTACGTCGAGCAGCGCAGCCGGGAGGCGGGGCAGCGGTAG
- a CDS encoding PIN domain-containing protein, translated as MRTRVQALIRNGQARFCDWVRLELWAGIGEAKRQWLRRMEGLLETVPTDDSVWEAARRLAGAARARGRTFPAADLLVSACARIHGLDLYHRDDRLTRLAEIPLPR; from the coding sequence GTGCGTACCCGGGTGCAGGCTCTCATCCGGAATGGCCAGGCCCGGTTCTGTGACTGGGTCCGCCTGGAGCTGTGGGCCGGCATCGGCGAGGCGAAACGGCAGTGGCTTCGCCGGATGGAAGGTCTCCTGGAAACGGTTCCCACGGACGATAGCGTGTGGGAGGCTGCCAGGCGGCTGGCGGGTGCGGCCCGCGCCCGCGGACGGACCTTCCCCGCCGCAGACCTCCTCGTCTCTGCCTGTGCCCGCATCCACGGGTTGGACCTGTACCACCGGGACGACCGCCTCACCAGACTCGCAGAGATCCCCCTGCCCCGCTGA
- a CDS encoding thioredoxin domain-containing protein, producing MAERLKDQASPYLRSAAHQPVDWYPWGPEAFEQARREGKPILLDIGAAWCHWCHVIDRESYDDPQVAAIINQHFIPVKVDRDERPDVDARYQHAVQAIAGQGGWPLTAFLTPDGRVFYGGTYFPPVDQYGRPSFTRLLRHIAQYWEDHREELLRAAEEVHQRLAPDLAATAPGELDPTLVDRAMEQVRRAYDPQHGGFGRAPKFPHPTTLELLIRRAYRTGDATLTDMVVRTLEQMGRGGVYDQLGGGFHRYSVDARWIVPHFEKMLYDNAPLLRVLVQAYRLTQRPFLAELARGTYRYLTTVLADRDRGGFYASQDADVGPHDDGDFYTWTLDEVHAVLPDDEFRVAVLHYDIGERGAMQHDPRRNVLHIARDPDAIALLTGLPEARVVALLASARERLAAARAQRPRPAVDETVYAGWNGMAASACLEASVGLGIEEARELALRALDRVLAEAYRPGVGVAHRVAPAGPAHFGLLDDQVHVAAACLDAFEVTGRARYLEVARDLAEVVLREHEHPSGGFVDVARSVAEARAQDEPVLAAVNKPIQDSPTPSANGVAVLVLNRLSRLLDEPRYRQAAERTLRAFAGVLADFGLYASTAVIALDDFLHEPAHVVVVAAGRDGAGSPAAASPPADALVAGGPPVDALAAALHDRALRTFRPDKIVTLVTSDGNGAILPAPVRAMVAAATGTRAYVCAGTACAPPTADPDELAQLIEGFGRS from the coding sequence GTGGCCGAACGGCTCAAGGACCAGGCCAGCCCGTACCTCCGCTCCGCGGCCCACCAGCCGGTGGACTGGTATCCCTGGGGGCCGGAGGCCTTCGAGCAGGCCCGCCGCGAGGGGAAGCCCATCCTGCTGGACATCGGGGCGGCGTGGTGCCACTGGTGTCACGTGATCGACCGGGAGTCGTACGATGACCCCCAGGTGGCCGCCATCATCAACCAGCACTTCATCCCGGTGAAGGTCGACCGCGACGAGCGCCCGGACGTGGACGCCCGCTACCAGCACGCGGTGCAGGCCATCGCCGGCCAGGGCGGCTGGCCGCTGACGGCCTTCCTCACGCCCGACGGCCGCGTCTTCTACGGCGGGACCTACTTCCCGCCGGTGGACCAGTACGGCCGGCCGTCCTTCACCCGCCTGCTGCGCCACATCGCCCAGTACTGGGAGGACCACCGCGAGGAGCTGCTGCGCGCCGCCGAGGAGGTCCACCAGCGCCTCGCGCCCGACCTGGCCGCCACCGCGCCCGGCGAGCTTGACCCGACACTGGTGGACCGGGCGATGGAGCAGGTGCGCCGCGCCTACGACCCGCAGCACGGCGGCTTCGGGCGCGCGCCCAAATTCCCCCACCCCACGACGCTCGAGCTGCTGATCCGCCGGGCCTACCGCACCGGGGACGCCACGCTCACCGACATGGTCGTGCGGACGTTGGAGCAGATGGGGCGGGGGGGCGTCTACGACCAGCTGGGCGGCGGGTTCCACCGCTACAGCGTGGACGCGCGCTGGATCGTCCCGCACTTCGAGAAGATGCTCTACGACAACGCCCCGCTGCTGCGGGTCCTGGTGCAGGCGTACCGCCTGACGCAGCGGCCGTTCCTCGCCGAGCTGGCGCGCGGCACCTACCGCTACCTGACCACGGTGCTGGCCGACCGCGACCGCGGCGGGTTCTACGCCAGCCAGGACGCCGACGTGGGGCCGCACGACGACGGCGACTTCTACACCTGGACGCTCGACGAGGTGCACGCGGTCCTGCCCGACGACGAGTTCCGCGTCGCCGTGCTGCACTACGACATCGGCGAGCGCGGGGCGATGCAGCACGACCCGCGCCGGAACGTCCTGCACATCGCCCGGGACCCCGATGCCATCGCCCTGCTGACCGGGCTGCCCGAGGCGCGCGTCGTGGCCCTGCTCGCCTCCGCGCGCGAGCGGCTGGCCGCCGCACGGGCGCAGCGCCCTCGCCCCGCCGTCGACGAGACCGTCTACGCGGGGTGGAACGGCATGGCCGCCAGCGCCTGCCTGGAGGCCTCCGTGGGGCTGGGCATCGAGGAGGCGCGCGAGCTCGCCCTGCGGGCCCTGGACCGGGTCCTGGCGGAGGCCTACCGGCCGGGCGTCGGCGTGGCGCACCGCGTGGCCCCCGCCGGACCGGCCCACTTTGGCCTGCTGGACGACCAGGTGCACGTGGCCGCCGCCTGCCTCGACGCCTTCGAGGTCACCGGGCGGGCGCGCTACCTCGAGGTGGCCCGCGACCTGGCGGAGGTGGTGCTGCGCGAGCACGAGCACCCGTCCGGCGGGTTCGTGGACGTGGCTCGCTCGGTGGCCGAGGCCCGCGCGCAGGACGAGCCCGTGCTCGCGGCGGTGAACAAGCCGATCCAGGACTCCCCGACCCCGTCGGCCAACGGCGTGGCCGTCCTGGTGCTGAACCGCCTCAGCCGGCTCCTGGACGAACCTCGCTACCGCCAGGCGGCGGAGCGCACGCTGCGGGCCTTCGCCGGCGTGCTGGCCGACTTCGGACTGTACGCTTCCACCGCGGTGATCGCCCTGGACGACTTCCTCCACGAGCCGGCCCACGTGGTGGTGGTGGCCGCCGGCCGGGACGGCGCGGGCTCCCCAGCTGCAGCCAGCCCGCCGGCGGATGCCCTGGTGGCAGGCGGTCCGCCGGTGGATGCCCTGGCGGCAGCCCTCCACGACCGGGCGCTGCGGACCTTCCGTCCGGACAAGATCGTCACGCTCGTGACGTCCGACGGGAACGGTGCGATCCTGCCGGCGCCGGTGCGCGCCATGGTGGCGGCGGCGACGGGGACGCGGGCCTACGTGTGCGCGGGGACAGCCTGCGCCCCTCCCACCGCCGATCCCGACGAGCTGGCTCAGCTCATCGAGGGCTTTGGGCGAAGCTAG